The DNA window gggtgttgtatgaggtacttatccataggcGTATTACTTACTGTAGATTACGGTCTgcgtgcccccagtttggaggaacagacaggagtaccgacaccagagcaaagaAATACAGTGTTGTGGACGGccagaaaaaaactattttagccacctaaaaggaAGGCTCACTAAAATCAATGTCCGTTaaaatgtacgctatatttagaatattttcaccgtttTATCtttccctttccttctcctttcagatgaagtgaaacttatctatgccctcttcaaagccaccagaatcCGTTGActaaaacagtatagataagtttcactttcagttcagttcaccatcggaaaatattctaaatatagagtacaATTAAACGGATATCGATTTtattaggtgagcctttcttttaggtggctaaaatgtgtttttttgacggccccgtccacagcagtacattgctttgctccggtgtcagtactgctgtctgtttcttcaaattgggggtgtgccgactgtcatttactgtaggtaatacactgactatggataaggacctcatacaaccccacttcaaaacacccaaactatccctttaaagtagAAATGACTGTTTGGAATGAGTTGCTTCATACTTCCATGAAAGGCTCCTGATTTCTGTTGCATCATTTGTTCTTGTATTTATGTGATTAATACTGTGGGCTTGTGTGTATTTAACCTTTATAGCACAGCAAACTCACCAGCGGTCGTGTTCTGTGGGTTGTGTTGTAGTGAAGTGAAGATAGCTTGGCCGGGAATCTCTTAGCAAAGGACAGAAAAGGCTGAACCTTGTTAATTTTTAATAGATGTGTCAGCTGACTCTCTTCGATTTGAAGATAATGATGAGCTTTCTGCCAAACTGCACCAGAGGACGTTAACGGTAAGCATGGACCCCCATTGAAATAAgctgaatgttttatttaaactaGGAGGACTTGGACTTAATAAATTGAAGCGACATTTGGAAGTTTAGAAACAAACCTTTTAAATGTGGAGACAACATGTGTGATAGAATACATGTGTAAAGCTGTAAAACCTTTTCCTTCATTGTGTTATATACAAGGTTGTAAAATTGTTCTttgccatttcatttcaaattcaATTTTGTTCGCTtggttttattcttatttacaaGGTTGTTTGTTATGAAATACTATTGCGACCTAACGTTTTCCTTTCATATGGACAGGCTGTAAAGATGCGTACGATCTTCGCTAGTTGTGCACTCGCagcgctgctgctggctgcagcctGGGcagaccaccaccaccaccaccatgatGGCTCTGATCACAGCCATGAGGGAGAAATGAGCTGCCACAAGCTGTCGTCTCCCAATGCTGACTTTGCCTTTGCCCTCTACAAAAACCTGAACGCCAAGGCTGCTGCTGGAAAGAACATCTTCTACTCGCCGCTGGGCATCTCCACCGCCCTGTCCGTGCTGTCTACAGGGGCTCGTGGTGAAACCCACAGCCAGCTGTTCTCCAGCTTGGGATACAGCAGCTTAAACCAGACTCAGGTCAACGAAGCGTACGAGCATCTTTTCGACATGCTTGGACACAGCCATGAGAATCAGCAGCTGGATGTTGGTAACGCTGTGGCCGTGCGCTCTGGTTGCGATCCTCTGGAGAAGTTCCTGAAGGATGTCAAGCACCACTACTCTGGTGAGGTCTTCAAAGTCAGCTTTACCGATCCTGCTGAGGCTGTAGCTGAGATCAACAGATACATCGCTAACAAAACCCACGACAGGATCAAAGACATGGTGAAGGACCTGCACCCTGATATGGCCATGATGCTTATTAACTATGTCTACTTTAAAGGTAAGAAGTGAATTCAAGTCCATGTCTCAATGTGTAGTTTACCAACAGGCAAACAAGTATGATGATTGTAGTCTGTAGAGCATTCTTCaacttttaaaaacaactgACAATAATAATTTGAACTGACATATCTACTcacatctccccccccccccctccccccactgCCTCATACAGGAGAGTGGAAAAAACAATTTAGTCGTGAAATGACACGCAAGATGGACTTCCATGTGGACAAGACCACCAAAGTTCAGGTGGACATGATGATGAGGACGGGTTACTACGACACCTACTGGGATGTTGACAACCACACCACCGTCGTCATGCTGCCCTATAAGGGCAGCACCTCCATGATGATCGTCCTGCCTGATGAAGGCAAGATGACGGAGGCGGAGGGCATCATCAACAAGGACTACATCAAGCACTGTCGAAACTCAGTCTCTATGGAGTAAGATGAATCTTTATTTTTGAATCCTCATCCTCTAGAGATTGAGTAAATGTTGACTGGATTAGATGTATTTGATTTACTAGAAACAACAAGTAAAGTGTTCATGATGAGCACAGTGTAACTTCATTATACAAGCTGTACTTTAACTGTATATTACAGTGTTTGTGACCCTGGTGTTGTTCTGTTTCTTAGATATGTGGATCTGTTCCTACCAAAGTTTTCCATCTCTGCTGATGCTTCTctggaaaacacactgaaagaaaTGGGCATAACCGACGCTTTTGAGGACAGGGCTGATTTCTCTGGCATTTCTGACGAGGTCATGCTCAAAGTCTCAAAGGTAGGAGAGGCAAACCTTTCTTCTTAGGCTCATTATTAATTTAAGTTCTTATGAACAACATGGgaaccacgcccccttttgggggaaaacaatccaacgtccctcatagacggtaacagagtaaacagttgaaacatgtctccaaacttctaaacaaaccagtaatagtaataacgctatgctgaagagttgctgtgtagttggttgcaccaacaagaAATCCCCAAactctgatctctgatttgttcccctgctaTGTCCTAAAAAGATATAATTGAGGGgttttatggctccaagctacagaccagaccagcatggtttatctccgaggctgcgctccctttgggggaaagaaactcgctctcacaggagagaaaatgacccaaagctgttttgttgtggGGTAactgaggctttcacactgagatttgaggctcaTACAAACcatgaatattcactgtcagtgtgctaaatggctaaatgatgctggtgacagtgactagcatggctagctaacgttagcttgagtgtgaggctgctgcaatAATTATTCtgcgaccttgcctgaacctgagcctTCTTGATAACTTAATAAATTAAGattgatcgccgccatgtcccttcagtatTCCCTTGCCCAACACAGGGGCTGGATATCTCTAGATATTTAATAGAATCATGccaggctaagtgttgtctgtaaataaccaacatgTTAATAATCAACTGTTTGATCtgtaggctgagatttagttggagacgacagtctgatgctgctagaACGTTAATGtttgactgtattactgcagcagcccaagcccccaggaacaGCGCTGGTCATTGATCCCCATTTAGgtttcatgcgccaatgagcaactttcataggaatgaacggggccacGCCtcaaacgctgtatccagttctcttaatacatccatgcagcagcctcccactcaagctaacgttagctagccatgctagtcactgtcaccagcatcatttagccatttttcacactgacagtgaatattcacgtatcgtatgtgcctcaaatctcagtgtgaaagcctcggttaacccgctacacaacagcttttcgttattttttctcctgtgacagcgagtttctttcccccaaaattgagcgcagcctcggcgatgacgccatgttggtctggtctatagcttggagccctAAAGCtcctctattatttattttttaggacacggcagggAAATCGAAGACCAGcttttttggatttattgttggtgcaaccaactacacagcaactctttggcatagcattattactattatcagtTTGTTTAATGTAGAAGTATGGAGACATTTTTCTAATTATTCTGGTTACGCTGTTCCCGcctatgagggacacgggattgttttcccccaaaagggggcgtgatCAATTAAGCCTGGTCTGGATGACATATTGCCTGTCTGATgtatacagtctcttttcaaaataaacttccgacGTAGGTTttcttagtttttaggtttagttTACGGTGACCAGACATCCCGGTTTTTCCGGGACAGTCCCTGTTTTCAAGCTGGGTGTCTTGAGTCCCGACAAATCTCTAATGCACCCTAATAATGCtttctttctgatcccactccgTGTTCAAACGTGCCACATGTGCAGcaagttagccatcctgatgaaaatgcctatggtgcgtgcatattagcgtgcgtgcatgtgcacAAGTGTGCGGTACACTCAAGGGTCCCGTTTTGGGgatttgaaaatatggtcaccctagtttagttacgcaacaaaactacatggttaggtttaggcaacaaaagtacttggttaggcttaggaaaagattgtatgTTAGTAcgtttgttacataaaataagtacACTTGTTTTGTAACTGTCGTTAgctaagtacagaagttacgtaacaaaactacggtacAATAAGTCACTGTTGACTTGgcttcacacaggacacgaacagtggtctcctggctcaaagtcctgtgtttgttgtacccatagatataaaacagaccCATCCAATATCCACTCCCGCCCACCTTATGCAAACGTTCCCTCTCTTTATCCTACGTCAGTGGCTCTGACTGTCTAATAATGAGGCGGATGGGTGTATGTTGTTGGAGTTAGTTGGAAGGCCGGTGCGTGTCATACAGACACTATAAGGTGCCTCAGTTgcatcggtatttgacaagttgggagttaAAACGGGTTAACAGAACAGTGACATGTTGAAAAACACTCCCTTAAGCTTCTACATTTTTTTCTAGACCTGCACTTCATTTCAAACTAGACTCTGACTGCCCCCTTTTTCCTCTACAGGTGTCCCACAAGGCCACGCTGAGTGTCACTGAGATGGGAACAGAGGCAACGGGGGCCACTATTATCGAAATGATATTTCTCAGTTTGCCACCATCAGTCAGAATTGACAGACCCTTCTTGGTCTTCATCCTGGAGAACTCCACTGAGAACATCCTCTTCATGGGCAAGATCAGCAACCCCACAGCCATGTAAAGGCACATGCTAGGAAAATGATAAATCACGGTCACAGGTGCCATC is part of the Sebastes umbrosus isolate fSebUmb1 chromosome 12, fSebUmb1.pri, whole genome shotgun sequence genome and encodes:
- the LOC119497887 gene encoding alpha-1-antitrypsin homolog; this translates as MRTIFASCALAALLLAAAWADHHHHHHDGSDHSHEGEMSCHKLSSPNADFAFALYKNLNAKAAAGKNIFYSPLGISTALSVLSTGARGETHSQLFSSLGYSSLNQTQVNEAYEHLFDMLGHSHENQQLDVGNAVAVRSGCDPLEKFLKDVKHHYSGEVFKVSFTDPAEAVAEINRYIANKTHDRIKDMVKDLHPDMAMMLINYVYFKGEWKKQFSREMTRKMDFHVDKTTKVQVDMMMRTGYYDTYWDVDNHTTVVMLPYKGSTSMMIVLPDEGKMTEAEGIINKDYIKHCRNSVSMEYVDLFLPKFSISADASLENTLKEMGITDAFEDRADFSGISDEVMLKVSKVSHKATLSVTEMGTEATGATIIEMIFLSLPPSVRIDRPFLVFILENSTENILFMGKISNPTAM